GCATCGCGGTATACGTTCGCTTGTTCCAGCCCCAAGGGGCCCTCTGTCGAAATTGGTAGACGAGGCGGACTCAAAATCCGCTGCGGCTGACCCCGCGTCCCGGTTCGAGTCCGGGGAGGGCCAATCCGGGGAGTTCCCGCCCGCTGGGGGCACTACTCCCCAGGCGAGCAGTGAGACTCCGGAGTCCAGGCGGGAGGTCCCCGATGAAGGTGTTGCTGGTGGAGGATGACGCCAGTCTCCGCGAGGGGATGGGGGAGCTGATCGCCGAGCAGGCCGAGGTGCGCGAGGCCGCCAGTGTGGCCCAGGCGTTGGAGGCCCTCCAGGAGGAGCGCTTCTCGCTGGTGGTGACGGATCTGCGCATTGGCGACAAGGGCGAGGGCGGGCGGATCATCCTGGAGGCGGCGCGGCAGCGGCTGCAGCCGGTGGCGATCGTCAGCGCGGCCACGGCCGAAGAGGTGGTGAAGGTGCTGCGGCCGCACGAGCCGGACGCGGTGCTGGCCAAGCCCTTCCAGATCGAGGACATCCTGGGGCTGGTGGAGCGCTTCGTCACCCTGCGCCAGCAGGTGGAGAAGGCGGCGGAGCGTGTGCCGCCGGGGGAGGGGTGGACGGAGGTGGCGGCGGGCGTGCGGATGCTGGAGGAGCCGGACGGGTGCCAGTGGGTGCGGATGGCGCCCGGGGTGCGTCACGGACGGCCGGTGTACCGCGGGCGCGCGGGCATGGTGGTGGTGGAGGGCTCGCTGGAGGTGGAGGGCGAGCGGCGGACGGGACACCAATATTTCTATCTGGCGGCCGGACCGCGTGAGGTGCGGACCCACGAAGGATGTCTGGCCGTCTCGATGGCGCTTCGCGGATAGCGGAGCGCTGGCGGTTCGAGCGTGAGCACGACTCTCTGGCCTGACACATTCGTGGAAGAGGATCGCCTGGGGCGTCCCTCGCGGCGCGCGGCGACAGCGGCGCTCGAGGCGCACCTGGCGGTGTTGAAGGGCGATCCCCTCAAGGCGGCGCTGGCCAACGCGCTGAAGGACGCCGAGGGCCTGGGAGGCCAGGAGCGGCGCTTCACGGCGCTGGCGGTGCGCGAGATGTCGCGGCACCAGCGGCTGTTGGATCTCGCGGCGCGCACGTTGGGGCACCCGCCTGGCAAGATCGGCCTGCTGGAGGATCAGACGCTGGTGCGCTACGTGCTCTGGCGCCGGCTCTTCTGTGGCGCGAGCTGGGCGCGGATCAGCCCCGAGGTGAAGCTGCCCGGTCCGGTGCGCCCGCGCACCATCAAGGATGATCTGCTGGCCCAGGTGGCGGAGTCGCCGTTGCCGGAGCCGCCGGTGCCGGCGTCGGGCGCGGAGCGGCTGGCCACGCGCTACTCGTTCCCCAACTGGCTGGTGAACCGGCTGGCCGAGC
The sequence above is drawn from the Archangium gephyra genome and encodes:
- a CDS encoding response regulator, which codes for MKVLLVEDDASLREGMGELIAEQAEVREAASVAQALEALQEERFSLVVTDLRIGDKGEGGRIILEAARQRLQPVAIVSAATAEEVVKVLRPHEPDAVLAKPFQIEDILGLVERFVTLRQQVEKAAERVPPGEGWTEVAAGVRMLEEPDGCQWVRMAPGVRHGRPVYRGRAGMVVVEGSLEVEGERRTGHQYFYLAAGPREVRTHEGCLAVSMALRG